The Vigna radiata var. radiata cultivar VC1973A unplaced genomic scaffold, Vradiata_ver6 scaffold_511, whole genome shotgun sequence nucleotide sequence CAACCGACAAAATGTTCATTAGGATAATGTATTGTATATATTGAAGAAGATTTCCCAATAAAATTAACCGTGAAAAATGAAGTGACACTGAAAATATTAAAGATGTACTTCAAAAATcattgaaagtaaaaaaatgatcattgctttaaaattatttactttaatgatTAAATACTAACATTCATAGTAACTTGATGAAGAATAACATCGATGCAAATTTAGAAGCTAAAAGACCAAAACAATTctcttaaaagttaaaaaaaagaaaaactaaacaaaatttacTATTGTTGTCAATTCATAATGCTCTGTAGTCAGTATAGTGTGATTATGTACGCACATCAATCCTCAGAATTGATCAAACAAAATAGCAGTTAACTACTGATATTACAGAGAAAAATATTCACCCTTTTTTGAAGACTGCCACGATTGAACATACAGTCTGAATGAAGGTTAGCAAAAGTAGCACAATTGCAGCAACGGTAGATGCTATCTTCCAAGGTGTACTGAAGTAGTCATGTATAAAGATCGCCTTGTACTTGTTCCGAGGGTTTTCATAGAAAGCATTCAATTGATCACAGAAGCAGCGATAATCTGATTTAATGTAAGGCAGGGTAACATTGCAGCAGAGATTGTTAACCATTGTAGCCACTGCATCATCGTCACCCAACAAATTaacaatgattttcttttcaacgAGTATGTTCACATCTTTCCCTGTGTTGATAAGAAAATCTAGAATCATAATGTACTCGGTGATGTTAGGTGAACACAGAAGGTGGCATTGCTCAAATGCAATTATGTTCGTGATAAATATCTCAGTTGAGCTATGCACCTTAATGCATGGCATTGTCAACACACCCTTATGAAATATCAGGTCAAGTAAGCACGTACTTGGACTAACCTCAAAAACCAAACCAGCCTCCCTTAACCGGGTTGCACTATATAGATGATCAACTATATCGACTCTTCTTTCTCGAATCCTACGATCAAATGATGATGGTAGCATAAAAGTCCTGAGGAGATCAGTGAAGTGCACCACGCCAAGTACTTTTTCTGGCCTTATGTTTTGTTGGTTATGAGGTTTAAAATAGTTGAAACCAACATTGACAAAAGAGGGCAAGTCAAGAGTCTCGTGATGAGGAATTGCTAGGTTGTAGAGGCCCTCTACAACAAAGAAAGGAAGCTGATTTTCAAGTAGTATCAAGTCAAATACAACATCATTGGCCAACCATGGCTGTAACAATAAAGGGTCAATTTCTACCCATCTATCATAGTTATAAAATCTAAGGAAATGCTCAATTTTGAAGCAAGCATCAATTAGAACCATCCTTAGGAAATCATCACTACTGTGTTGAACTGGCTCTGCATAGCAGAGTCTGATAATCCTTTCCCACTCTTTAAGTTTACAAGCACATTCCTCCACACTTAGCTGAGACCTAGTGAAGAAGCTCTTGAGATACTGCAGTTTGAGGTTTTCCATTGGTTCAAGCCTAATGTCACCACCAGTCTAAAAGGGGTGTGAATGGGACCAATGGAAACAACTCTTGGGGTATAGGCTTGTTGATTAGGCTGGCGAATTTTGTGAGGCACTCTGTAAATGCATTGCTCATGGACTATAGAATTCTCAGGAAGTTCCACTTTGTCTAGCATCTCTCTCACCTGTTTCACTAAACCATGGTGTTCATTTATGTTTTCAGAAGACATAATTTCCCTGCTGAAGTGCTTGTCAAATCTTGAAAGAAATAAACCTGAAAGATGCACCCAGCACAACTCTAGGAATAAAATTGTGTTGTTTGTTCATACTATTCTTTTTCAAACATAGATGTAATGCACATAGGATCTAAAAGTATAGCCCCATGATCAAATCTTCTATGCCAATTGAACAACTGAAGTTGTTGAATTAATATGGGaacaaaaatcatcaaaatctAACTCCAATACAAATATTTAGCTCTCTTGTTTAGAACACCTTAAaacaggaaaaagaaaactgCGTAGAAAGAAAGACTTCAACGTCGTTTCAATgcagaaataaaagaaaataggatcaagaaagaagaaggaaccTGATGATGAAGTTGCCACAGGAATTTCTTGTAAGGAATAGAATCAACAAGTTAATCTTCAAGTAGCATACAGAAATTCTCTGTTTCATTTAAGACGATGTTTCCAACTAACTTCTAGGAAGGTGGGGTTTAAAAGTCACTATTACGCgctttcatttattaatatataacgTAGGCATAGGTTTTTGACACCATATTGTATATTCAGGTATGTCTGTAAATGTTACATTACTGCTTTCATTTCATGTTGTCtagataaacaaaaaacaataatactTTAACAAGCTTTTTCTAATTTATAGTATACTTGTtaaaactttctttctttcatttacttttcaatttttctcttaatattactttttcaatttcaagtttttatcaatttatttcatGTACACACTGTCATATATGTGTGCTTCACCTTCGCTCtccaaaaaaaaacactatttaagatttatttttttcttaagtgtGAGTACACGGATTTAAAAATGAActgtttttaaagtttattgttacatttcatcaattttaaatattataaaaatacatttaagaatgattatattaaataattatgtttctGATATTGGTCACTTTCATTCAACATCAGTTANAAAATgtttagataatttaaaatttttcaattcaacTGTAAAAAATTTCCAAGTGTATACTTAATTGAAACGTGAGTAGTAAGTACTGTATATAATAAATGATAGATATAATACAAGCATAGGTATATCATTAATATGACTATTCTACACATAAATTTAAGAGAAATcgttatataatataattctgTCAAATCGAAACAGATGGATGATATATTAACAAATTCTAGGTTTCAATCATTATGCGTCTAATATATACTAAAATCAGTATTATTCACCAGTAATCATCACAAGAACAATCTCCATTTTCAAAATGATGGAATCTATTGCGATCTCTAACCACAATTTTTCGCCTAGTAATCTTCGCAATGAGCTTGATCATTGCGTGGCAATCAGCacatattcttaaatttttccCAACTCTAAGTGTTGTGAAAGGTCGAGTTGAGATTAGTCCATAGCATATTGCAAGTCTCTCACTATGTACAGCCAAAGCCAATTCCTTTTGTTCATCATCAATATCATGTAAAGCCACCTCAGTTGCTGGTGAATAACCTTCCAACTTTGCCAAATAGTTCAACTCCTCTAACTTTTTGTAGATCTTTTTCCTCTCAGGGTGTCTAAGGTCTCCTGAAAGAAACTCATGAATTGCATTATTAACTTCAATAGAACTACACCCTGGTTCCTTTATCATTCCTCTCTTCTCCATCTTTTCTCTAACTTCTGCAGCATTGTTCCATCTTCCCAAGGAAGCATAGAAATTCGACAGCATGATGAATGATCCGGAATCTATCCCAGAATGTTCACTCAAAAGATTTGCAACTTTTTCTCCTATCTCTATGTTTCTGTGGATTTTACAAGCACTAAGTAAAGAACAAAGCATTTTATCATCAGCTTGTCCTCCCATCCTCAGAACGAAGTCAAAGGCCTCTTCAAGCCTACCTACCCTGCCAAGAATGTCAACCAAGCAGCCGTAGTGTTCTACTGCTGGTTCAATCCCATGAACCCTTTTCATTGATTGAAATATCTCACAACCCAAATCCACCAACCCTCCATGGCTGCAAGCATTCAAAACCCCAACAAATGTTATACCGTTTGGCCTAAC carries:
- the LOC106779388 gene encoding UPF0481 protein At3g47200-like; the protein is MENLKLQYLKSFFTRSQLSVEECACKLKEWERIIRLCYAEPVQHSSDDFLRMVLIDACFKIEHFLRFYNYDRWVEIDPLLLQPWLANDVVFDLILLENQLPFFVVEGLYNLAIPHHETLDLPSFVNVGFNYFKPHNQQNIRPEKVLGVVHFTDLLRTFMLPSSFDRRIRERRVDIVDHLYSATRLREAGLVFEVSPSTCLLDLIFHKGVLTMPCIKVHSSTEIFITNIIAFEQCHLLCSPNITEYIMILDFLINTGKDVNILVEKKIIVNLLGDDDAVATMVNNLCCNVTLPYIKSDYRCFCDQLNAFYENPRNKYKAIFIHDYFSTPWKIASTVAAIVLLLLTFIQTVCSIVAVFKKGILAMSYSCKKMRQHQII